A segment of the Aridibaculum aurantiacum genome:
TCTGTAAGCCGTGTGGGTGGTAACGCACAGATCAAATCAATGAAGAAGGTGGCTGGTACATTGAAACTTGACCAGGCGCTTTACCGCGAGATGGAAGCCTTCTCTAAGTTTGGTGGTGACCTTGACCCTGCAACTAAGCTTGTATTGGACAAAGGTGCTCGTAACGTGGAAATTCTGAAGCAGCTGCAATACTCTCCAATGCCGGTAGAAAAGCAGGTTGCTATCATCTATCTTGGTACACAAGGTTTATTGCGCGATGTTCCTGTAAAGAGAGTGAAAGAATTTGAAGAGCATTTCCTAACCGAAATGGAGAACAGGCATCCTGAGATCCTTGCAGATTTCAAGAAAGGAAATCTTCCAGAGCAGGGATTGAACAAGATGGTTGAACTAGCAAGAGGATTGATGAGTACTTATAAGTAAGTTGATCGGTTGGTCAGTTGACCAGTTGATAAAGCATACAAGCGGCTTCGAGATATCGGAGCCGCTTTTGTTTTGCACATATTTTTTGTTACCAGCCGTAGTACTTCTATTAAGCAGTTGTTGCGTCGCACACTGCAGCGGTAGTAGTTGCTTGAGGATTTTTTTTGAAAGACCAATGAGGATTGAAAAAAATGTACTAAAGAAATTAATAAAAAATTATTGTTTATCGATAAATAAGTTATGTTTGCCAAAACTTGCTTATGAAGTTCTTCAAATCCTACTATTTTATCTTTAAACTCTCGTTATGGGGAGCTATCATCTGCTGTCCCATCTTTATTGTGATGGCGCTTATTGATAGTTCATCTATAAGTATTCCTGTTCGCCCACCTTATAATGCAGAGAACGCAACAACTTTAGCAGCATATTCTACAGCCACGGTTTATGCCTTAGGTAAATTAGAGATCCATCAGCCCTCTCTTTTGCAACGTATAGTATTTCCTAACTTCTTATCGATCTTCGATGTGTTCAGGATTCTATTCTGGCTTTTTCTCTCTATTCCACTACTGCTGTTAGTTAACACTATTGATAAAAATTCAGCCTTTAGAGACAATGCAGCCAGGTATTTAAGAATGACTGGTTTTATAATGATCCTCTTCTTTATTCTAGAGCCTGTGAGAAATGCTTATCTAAATCAAGAAGTGTTGGCTCTTACTGAAAAACGTTTTCGTCTTCTTCATGATTTTGGTTTTGATAATCAATTAAAGCTGTGGATTGGGCTGCTTGCTATTTGGTTTTCCCGCTCCTATAAAAAAGCTACACAATTACAAGCCGAACAAGACCTGACTGTTTAACCCAAAAAATTATTGTATGTCTATTTTAAAAACCATTTTGGGTGATTTTGT
Coding sequences within it:
- a CDS encoding DUF2975 domain-containing protein gives rise to the protein MKFFKSYYFIFKLSLWGAIICCPIFIVMALIDSSSISIPVRPPYNAENATTLAAYSTATVYALGKLEIHQPSLLQRIVFPNFLSIFDVFRILFWLFLSIPLLLLVNTIDKNSAFRDNAARYLRMTGFIMILFFILEPVRNAYLNQEVLALTEKRFRLLHDFGFDNQLKLWIGLLAIWFSRSYKKATQLQAEQDLTV